In a genomic window of Streptomyces sp. NBC_01231:
- a CDS encoding GntR family transcriptional regulator, whose amino-acid sequence MTAPVVHSLREQIREHIVEGIVSGRWQPGERIVERRIATELEVSQTPVREALRELESLRLIESAPNKGVRVRNLTAADLEESYPVRAGLEAIAAELAAVRLAEDCSALEPHVSALYDADREADGTAQVRHTVGFHRELVRAAGNSVLLHTWEGLGIEVFTALSIRWLGTVQQSYAEEHEELVQAFRRRDPRIAELVKAHVLGCAPRA is encoded by the coding sequence ATGACCGCGCCCGTCGTCCACTCGCTGCGCGAACAGATCCGCGAGCACATCGTGGAGGGGATCGTCAGCGGCCGCTGGCAGCCGGGCGAGCGGATCGTGGAGCGGCGGATCGCGACCGAGCTGGAGGTCAGCCAGACACCGGTGCGGGAGGCGCTGCGTGAGCTGGAGTCGCTGCGGCTGATCGAGTCCGCGCCGAACAAGGGCGTGCGGGTGCGCAACCTGACGGCGGCGGACCTCGAGGAGAGCTACCCGGTCCGGGCCGGTCTGGAGGCGATCGCGGCGGAGCTGGCGGCGGTGCGGCTGGCGGAGGACTGCTCGGCGCTGGAGCCCCATGTCTCCGCCCTGTACGACGCCGACCGGGAGGCCGACGGCACGGCCCAGGTGCGGCACACGGTGGGTTTCCACCGGGAGCTGGTCCGCGCGGCCGGCAACTCGGTTCTGCTGCACACCTGGGAGGGCCTGGGCATCGAGGTGTTCACGGCCCTGTCGATCCGCTGGCTGGGGACGGTGCAGCAGTCGTACGCGGAGGAGCACGAGGAACTGGTGCAGGCGTTCCGGAGGCGGGACCCGAGGATCGCGGAGCTGGTGAAGGCGCACGTGCTGGGATGCGCGCCGCGGGCCTGA
- the aceE gene encoding pyruvate dehydrogenase (acetyl-transferring), homodimeric type has translation MTDPHAIQPSALDQLPDRDPEETAEWQASLDAVTKAAGPHRAAYLMRRTLERAEGNGIALPKLLETDYVNTIPTAGEPSVPGDEEMERKITAWNRWNAAAMVTRGAKHGVGGHIATFASAAWLYETGFNHFFKGKESQESPGSGDQLYIQGHASPGIYARAFLDGRLDESHLDNFRQEAGGNGLPSYPHPRRLPWLWEFPTVSMGLGPLSAIYQARFNRYLTNRAVKDVSVSHVWAFLGDGEMDEPESTAALALAAREELDNLTFVINCNLQRLDGPVRANFKIVQELEAQFRGAGWNVVKTLWGTAWDELFQLDTTGALVRRLREVPDAQVQTYQTRDVAYIREDFFGSDPALVEMAKLLSDDKILECFHLSRGGHEARKVYAAYKAAVEFKGAPTVILAQTVKGHTLGEGFASKNANHQMKKLSVDEFKSMRDLLELPISDSQFVDGVVPYGHPGADSPEVRYLQERRAALGGPAPARRVHPVAPLPAPADKAFASFDKGSGSQNVATTMAFVRLVKDLVRDKETGKRWVPIVPDEARTFGMESLFPSLGIYSPKGQTYEPVDRDQLMYYKEAKNGQILNEGITEAGSMADFIAASTSYATHGETMIPFYIFYSMFGWQRTADQMWQLGDQLGRGFLVGATAGRTTLTGEGLQHADGHSPVIAATNPAALSYDPAFAYEIAAIVKEGLRRMYGEAAPGEDQNVFYYLTVYNEPMPQPAKPSGVDEGIVKGLYRFNTAESAGLSPVANAPRIQLLGSGTAIHWVLKAQRLLAEEWGVAADVWSATSWTELRRDALEADADLLRGEERIPYVRRALQGAEGPVLAVSDYMRQVPDQIAQWVEQDYSSLGADGFGLSDTREAARRHFGVDAESVVVAALAQLARRGEVKAAAVKEAREKYGL, from the coding sequence ATGACCGACCCCCACGCCATCCAGCCGAGCGCGCTCGACCAGCTCCCGGACCGGGACCCGGAGGAGACCGCCGAATGGCAGGCCTCCCTGGACGCCGTCACCAAGGCGGCCGGGCCGCACCGTGCCGCGTACCTGATGCGGCGCACGCTGGAGCGTGCCGAGGGCAACGGCATCGCGCTGCCCAAGCTGCTCGAGACGGACTACGTCAACACCATCCCCACCGCCGGCGAGCCGTCCGTGCCCGGTGACGAGGAGATGGAGCGGAAGATCACCGCGTGGAACCGCTGGAACGCGGCCGCGATGGTCACCCGGGGCGCGAAACACGGAGTCGGCGGCCACATCGCCACCTTCGCCTCCGCGGCCTGGCTCTACGAGACCGGCTTCAACCACTTCTTCAAGGGCAAGGAATCCCAGGAATCTCCTGGGTCCGGCGACCAGCTCTACATCCAGGGCCACGCCTCCCCCGGCATCTACGCCCGCGCCTTCCTCGACGGCCGGCTGGACGAGTCGCACCTCGACAACTTCCGCCAGGAGGCGGGCGGCAACGGCCTCCCGTCGTACCCGCACCCGCGCCGGCTGCCCTGGCTGTGGGAGTTCCCGACGGTGTCGATGGGCCTCGGCCCGCTGTCGGCCATCTACCAGGCGCGCTTCAACCGCTACCTCACCAACCGCGCCGTCAAGGACGTCTCCGTGTCCCACGTGTGGGCGTTCCTCGGTGACGGCGAGATGGACGAGCCCGAGTCGACGGCGGCCCTCGCACTCGCCGCCCGCGAGGAGCTCGACAACCTCACCTTCGTCATCAACTGCAACCTGCAGCGCCTCGACGGCCCGGTCCGCGCGAACTTCAAGATCGTGCAGGAGCTGGAGGCCCAGTTCCGCGGCGCCGGCTGGAACGTCGTCAAGACGCTGTGGGGCACGGCCTGGGACGAGCTGTTCCAGCTCGACACCACCGGCGCGCTCGTACGCCGCCTGCGCGAGGTACCCGACGCCCAGGTGCAGACGTACCAGACCCGCGACGTCGCCTACATCCGCGAGGACTTCTTCGGCTCGGACCCGGCGCTCGTCGAGATGGCGAAGCTGCTGAGCGACGACAAGATCCTGGAGTGTTTCCACCTCTCCCGCGGCGGCCACGAGGCCCGCAAGGTGTACGCGGCCTACAAGGCGGCCGTGGAGTTCAAGGGCGCCCCGACGGTCATCCTGGCCCAGACGGTCAAGGGCCACACCCTCGGCGAGGGCTTCGCGTCGAAGAACGCCAACCACCAGATGAAGAAGCTCTCGGTGGACGAGTTCAAGTCGATGCGGGACCTGCTCGAACTGCCCATCTCGGACAGCCAGTTCGTCGACGGCGTGGTGCCCTACGGCCACCCGGGCGCCGACTCCCCCGAGGTCCGCTACCTTCAGGAGCGCCGCGCGGCCCTCGGCGGCCCGGCCCCGGCCCGCCGCGTCCACCCGGTCGCCCCGCTGCCCGCCCCGGCGGACAAGGCCTTCGCCTCCTTCGACAAGGGCTCGGGCTCGCAGAACGTGGCGACCACGATGGCCTTCGTCCGGCTCGTCAAGGACCTGGTCCGCGACAAGGAGACGGGCAAGCGCTGGGTGCCGATCGTCCCCGACGAGGCGCGCACCTTCGGCATGGAGTCGCTGTTCCCGTCGCTCGGCATCTACTCGCCCAAGGGCCAGACGTACGAGCCGGTCGACCGCGACCAGCTGATGTACTACAAGGAGGCCAAGAACGGCCAGATCCTCAACGAGGGGATCACCGAGGCCGGTTCGATGGCCGACTTCATCGCCGCTTCGACGTCGTACGCGACGCACGGCGAGACGATGATCCCGTTCTACATCTTCTACTCGATGTTCGGCTGGCAGCGCACGGCCGACCAGATGTGGCAGCTCGGCGACCAGCTCGGCCGCGGCTTCCTGGTCGGCGCCACGGCCGGCCGGACCACCCTGACCGGTGAGGGCCTCCAGCACGCCGACGGGCACTCCCCCGTCATCGCGGCGACCAACCCCGCCGCCCTGTCGTACGACCCGGCGTTCGCCTACGAGATCGCGGCGATCGTGAAGGAGGGCCTGCGCCGGATGTACGGCGAGGCGGCCCCGGGCGAGGACCAGAACGTCTTCTACTACCTGACCGTGTACAACGAGCCGATGCCGCAGCCGGCCAAGCCGTCCGGTGTCGACGAGGGCATCGTCAAGGGCCTGTACCGCTTCAACACCGCGGAGTCGGCCGGACTGTCCCCCGTGGCCAACGCCCCGCGGATCCAGCTGCTCGGTTCCGGTACGGCGATCCACTGGGTCCTCAAGGCGCAGCGGCTGCTCGCCGAGGAGTGGGGCGTGGCCGCCGACGTGTGGTCCGCGACCTCCTGGACCGAGCTGCGCCGGGACGCGCTGGAGGCCGACGCGGACCTCCTGCGCGGCGAGGAGCGGATCCCGTACGTCCGTCGGGCGCTCCAGGGTGCCGAGGGCCCTGTACTCGCCGTCTCCGACTACATGCGCCAGGTCCCGGACCAGATCGCGCAGTGGGTCGAGCAGGACTACTCGTCGCTGGGCGCCGACGGCTTCGGCCTCTCGGACACCCGTGAGGCGGCCCGCCGCCACTTCGGTGTGGACGCCGAGTCGGTCGTCGTGGCGGCCCTGGCCCAGCTGGCCCGCCGCGGCGAGGTCAAGGCGGCCGCGGTGAAGGAAGCCCGGGAGAAGTACGGCCTGTAG
- a CDS encoding WYL domain-containing protein: MRAARLIKMVLLLQSRPSMTAAELARELEVSERTVTRDAQALSEAGVPVYADRGRAGGYRLIGGYRTRLTGLARSEAEALFLSGVPGALREMGLEDAGSAARLKVSAALLPSVRDASRTAAQRFHLDAPSWFKEPKTPEWLPVVADAVWDDRRITARYWRGEGEVVRELEPYGLVLKAGVWYLCARVAGHGSYRVYRIDRFTAVGAGVERFARDEEFDLPGFWEERAEQFARSILRAEVVVRLSRDGLRALPYAVDGPSAREALRAAGPPDECGRVTVTLPVESEEVAHSQLASLGPEAEVLAPESLRARFAKDAIRLAALYGT; this comes from the coding sequence ATGCGTGCCGCCCGTCTCATCAAAATGGTGTTGCTGCTCCAGTCCCGGCCGTCCATGACCGCCGCCGAGCTGGCACGGGAGCTGGAGGTGTCCGAGCGGACCGTCACGCGCGACGCGCAGGCGCTGTCGGAGGCGGGGGTGCCGGTGTACGCGGACCGGGGGCGGGCGGGGGGCTACCGGCTGATCGGCGGGTACCGCACCCGGCTGACGGGGCTGGCACGCAGCGAGGCCGAGGCGTTGTTCCTGTCGGGGGTGCCGGGGGCGCTGCGCGAGATGGGCCTGGAGGACGCGGGCTCGGCGGCCCGGCTGAAGGTCTCCGCGGCCTTGCTCCCGTCGGTGCGGGACGCCTCGCGTACGGCGGCGCAGCGGTTCCATCTGGACGCGCCGAGCTGGTTCAAGGAGCCGAAGACACCCGAGTGGTTGCCGGTCGTCGCGGACGCGGTGTGGGACGACCGGCGGATCACCGCGCGCTACTGGCGCGGCGAGGGCGAGGTCGTGCGGGAGCTGGAGCCGTACGGGCTCGTCCTGAAGGCGGGTGTCTGGTACCTGTGCGCCCGGGTGGCCGGGCACGGGTCCTACCGGGTGTACCGGATCGACCGGTTCACGGCGGTGGGGGCGGGCGTGGAGCGGTTCGCGCGGGACGAGGAGTTCGACCTGCCGGGCTTCTGGGAGGAACGGGCCGAGCAGTTCGCGCGCTCCATCCTGCGCGCCGAGGTCGTCGTACGGCTGTCCCGGGACGGCTTGCGGGCCCTGCCGTACGCCGTCGACGGCCCGTCCGCCCGGGAGGCCCTGCGGGCCGCCGGTCCCCCGGACGAGTGCGGGCGGGTGACGGTGACCCTGCCGGTGGAGTCCGAGGAGGTCGCGCACAGCCAGCTCGCGTCACTGGGGCCGGAGGCGGAGGTACTGGCGCCGGAGAGTCTGCGGGCACGTTTTGCCAAGGACGCGATACGCCTTGCCGCCCTCTATGGGACATAG
- a CDS encoding DUF4240 domain-containing protein translates to MDETEFWELVDATREAADGDPEEQADRLVDRLLQLDPDMVLDFARHFEARYNRAYTWDLWGAAWVLLDGASDDAFDFFRCWLIGQGREVYEGGVHVPDALADLLNDFDEELDGDGEELGYAADEAYEQLTGAVAPDLGIPPAPSEPAGTPVDFENERALAERYPKLWERFRD, encoded by the coding sequence ATGGACGAGACGGAGTTCTGGGAGCTGGTGGACGCCACCCGCGAGGCCGCCGACGGCGACCCCGAGGAGCAGGCGGACCGGCTGGTGGACCGGCTGCTCCAGCTGGATCCGGACATGGTCCTCGACTTCGCCCGTCACTTCGAGGCCCGCTACAACCGCGCGTACACCTGGGATCTGTGGGGCGCGGCCTGGGTCCTGCTGGACGGGGCGAGCGACGACGCCTTCGACTTCTTCCGGTGCTGGCTGATCGGCCAGGGCCGCGAGGTCTACGAGGGGGGCGTGCACGTCCCGGACGCGCTCGCCGACCTCCTGAACGACTTCGACGAGGAGCTCGACGGCGACGGCGAGGAGCTCGGCTACGCCGCGGACGAGGCCTACGAGCAGCTCACCGGTGCCGTCGCCCCCGACCTGGGCATCCCGCCCGCGCCCTCGGAGCCGGCCGGGACCCCCGTCGACTTCGAGAACGAACGGGCGCTGGCGGAGCGCTACCCCAAGCTGTGGGAGCGGTTCAGGGACTGA
- a CDS encoding peptidoglycan recognition protein codes for MCVSRGPRRQRRARRRRTGRIPGAALVLLGCLPGLAAAGALVLCARGVEHAAEAHAARQTAVTLRAAAPHFATRPPIRPRAAWLDDDTRRPQPPPRYDDKAVAVFIHHTDSPNSYDCAETPRIIRYLYAGQTDARDWDDIGYNFLVDRCGTIYEGRAGGPGRPVTGAHTQGFNHRTTGIAALGTFTAGVPVPKAMTDSIAALAAWKLGLADIDPRAKVRLVSSNSLSRYPSGTPALLHALAGHDDAYRTTCPGAALHARLPAIRELAARLQGRT; via the coding sequence ATGTGTGTCTCGCGAGGACCGCGGCGACAGCGGCGGGCACGGAGACGACGCACGGGCCGGATACCGGGCGCCGCACTCGTGCTGCTGGGCTGCCTGCCCGGCCTGGCCGCGGCCGGCGCGCTGGTGCTGTGCGCGAGGGGCGTCGAGCACGCGGCCGAGGCCCACGCCGCCCGGCAGACCGCCGTCACCCTCCGGGCCGCCGCCCCGCACTTCGCGACCAGGCCGCCCATCAGGCCCCGCGCGGCCTGGCTGGACGACGACACCCGCCGCCCCCAGCCGCCGCCGCGCTACGACGACAAGGCCGTCGCCGTCTTCATCCACCACACCGACTCGCCCAACAGCTACGACTGCGCCGAGACGCCCCGCATCATCCGCTACCTGTACGCGGGCCAGACCGACGCCCGGGACTGGGACGACATCGGCTACAACTTCCTCGTCGACCGCTGCGGCACCATCTACGAGGGCCGCGCGGGCGGCCCCGGCCGGCCGGTGACCGGCGCCCACACCCAGGGCTTCAACCACCGCACCACGGGCATCGCCGCCCTCGGCACGTTCACCGCCGGTGTTCCGGTGCCGAAGGCGATGACCGACTCGATCGCCGCGCTGGCCGCCTGGAAGCTGGGCCTGGCCGATATCGACCCCCGCGCGAAGGTCCGCCTGGTCTCCAGCAACAGCCTCAGCCGGTACCCGTCCGGCACCCCCGCCCTGCTGCACGCCCTGGCGGGCCACGACGACGCCTACAGGACGACCTGCCCCGGCGCGGCCCTCCACGCCCGGCTGCCGGCGATCAGGGAACTGGCGGCACGGCTCCAGGGCAGGACGTGA
- a CDS encoding MarP family serine protease gives MDLLDILLLLVIFAYAASGYRRGLVAGCVSFAGFVGGAVIGVWVLPWMMDLATPGTTAATVTAVLTVLVPAVVGHELAGRLALKLRRELDRGALRAADGVGGAAANSVAVLIVAWVVASVLGASSSPLVTTAIRDSALLGAVQDTMPDTTPAWFSRATSALTQAGFPQVFNPFENESTAEVAKPTGDSVTASATNAAKRSTVKIEGVAGTQGREGSGFVYAPQHVMTNAHVVAGIDSPSVRIGGVGRTYESRVVLFDPNRDVAVLYVPELSAPVLKFDGNATRGDSAVVAGYPQDGDLNLQAATVANRVRATGQNIYSDATVTREIYSIRSTVRPGNSGGPLLTTGGQVFGVVFARSTSDDETGYVLTVAEVAADAERAADATAPVDTGDLVTS, from the coding sequence GTGGACCTGCTCGACATCCTGCTGTTGCTGGTGATCTTCGCCTACGCGGCGTCCGGCTACCGGCGCGGACTGGTGGCCGGCTGCGTCTCGTTCGCCGGTTTCGTGGGCGGCGCGGTCATCGGCGTGTGGGTGCTGCCGTGGATGATGGACCTGGCCACACCGGGGACGACCGCGGCGACGGTGACCGCGGTGCTGACGGTGCTGGTCCCGGCGGTGGTGGGGCACGAGCTCGCGGGGCGGCTGGCGCTGAAGCTGCGCCGGGAGCTGGACCGGGGAGCGCTCAGGGCGGCCGACGGGGTCGGCGGGGCCGCGGCCAACTCGGTGGCGGTGCTGATCGTGGCGTGGGTGGTCGCGAGTGTGCTCGGCGCGTCCTCGTCCCCGCTGGTCACGACCGCGATCCGGGACTCCGCGCTGCTGGGCGCCGTCCAGGACACCATGCCGGACACGACTCCCGCCTGGTTCTCGCGGGCCACGTCCGCGCTCACCCAGGCGGGCTTCCCGCAGGTCTTCAACCCGTTCGAGAACGAGTCGACGGCCGAGGTCGCCAAGCCGACCGGCGACAGCGTCACGGCGAGCGCGACGAACGCCGCCAAGCGGAGCACCGTGAAGATCGAGGGCGTCGCGGGCACCCAGGGCCGCGAGGGCAGCGGCTTCGTGTACGCCCCGCAGCATGTGATGACCAACGCGCACGTGGTGGCCGGCATCGACAGTCCGAGCGTCCGGATCGGGGGTGTGGGGCGGACCTACGAGTCACGGGTGGTGCTCTTCGACCCGAACAGGGACGTGGCGGTGCTGTACGTGCCCGAGCTGAGCGCCCCGGTGCTGAAGTTCGACGGCAACGCCACGCGCGGCGACTCGGCGGTGGTCGCCGGCTATCCGCAGGACGGCGACCTGAACCTTCAGGCGGCGACCGTGGCGAACCGGGTGCGGGCGACCGGCCAGAACATCTACAGCGACGCGACCGTCACCCGCGAGATCTACTCGATCCGCTCCACCGTCCGCCCCGGCAACTCCGGCGGCCCGCTGCTGACCACCGGCGGCCAGGTGTTCGGCGTCGTCTTCGCCCGCTCCACCTCGGACGACGAGACGGGGTACGTGCTCACGGTGGCCGAGGTCGCCGCCGACGCGGAGCGCGCGGCGGACGCGACGGCGCCGGTGGACACGGGCGACCTGGTCACGTCCTGA
- a CDS encoding GNAT family N-acetyltransferase, which translates to MPVPHTPRIRRAALDDEETLGRLDSEAWSPLHSVQPRPRPPYDPFYNERFGPRDHLVAELAGTLVGYIRLAYPTSLACNAHVRQIQGLVVSDVARGAGVGRALLRAAQEEARGQGARRLTLRVLGHNAPARKLYESEGFVVEGILPEEFLLEGAYVDDVLMGRTL; encoded by the coding sequence ATGCCGGTACCCCACACACCCCGCATACGCCGCGCCGCCCTCGACGACGAGGAGACGCTGGGCCGCCTCGACAGCGAGGCCTGGTCCCCGCTGCACTCCGTCCAGCCGCGGCCCCGGCCGCCGTACGACCCCTTCTACAACGAGCGGTTCGGGCCGCGGGACCACCTCGTCGCCGAACTGGCCGGGACCCTCGTCGGCTACATCCGGCTGGCATACCCGACCTCCCTGGCCTGCAACGCCCACGTCCGCCAGATCCAGGGGCTCGTCGTGTCCGACGTGGCGCGCGGCGCGGGGGTCGGCCGGGCTCTGCTGCGGGCCGCGCAGGAGGAGGCCCGGGGGCAGGGGGCGCGCCGGCTCACCCTGCGCGTGCTGGGGCACAACGCCCCCGCCCGCAAGCTGTACGAGTCCGAGGGCTTCGTGGTGGAGGGGATCCTGCCCGAGGAGTTCCTGCTGGAGGGCGCCTACGTCGACGACGTGCTCATGGGCCGCACGCTCTGA
- a CDS encoding TIGR01777 family oxidoreductase: MTGSRIAVAGASGLIGGALVRSLTADGHEVVRLVRRAPRTRDEVRWDPAGKYVDPAGLAGCDAVVNLAGAGVGSRRWTDAYKAKIRDSRVLGTAALAEAVASLDEPPRVFVNGSAMGIYGETGDRPVDEDAPPGEGFLPELCVEWEGATAPAQEAGVRTVFTRTGLVVARQGGAWGRLFPLFRAGLGGRMGDGRQYWSFVSLHDEVAAIRHLIDTDGLSGPFNITAPRPLTNGEITAAMGRVLRRPTLFTVPAPVLRIALGEMAGDVLGSQRVLPMRLLESGFTFAFPEIEEAIRAAL, encoded by the coding sequence ATGACAGGTTCGCGAATCGCGGTGGCCGGTGCGTCCGGTCTGATCGGCGGCGCTCTGGTGCGGTCCCTGACCGCGGACGGGCACGAGGTGGTGCGTCTGGTCCGCCGGGCGCCCCGGACGCGGGACGAGGTCCGGTGGGACCCCGCGGGGAAGTACGTCGACCCGGCCGGGCTCGCCGGGTGTGACGCCGTGGTCAACCTGGCCGGGGCGGGTGTGGGCTCGCGCCGCTGGACGGACGCGTACAAGGCGAAGATCCGGGACAGCAGGGTGCTGGGCACGGCCGCCCTCGCCGAGGCGGTCGCCTCCCTGGACGAGCCGCCGCGGGTCTTCGTGAACGGCAGCGCGATGGGCATCTACGGCGAGACCGGTGACCGGCCCGTCGACGAGGACGCGCCGCCCGGGGAGGGTTTCCTGCCCGAACTGTGCGTGGAGTGGGAGGGCGCCACGGCACCGGCCCAGGAGGCGGGCGTACGGACCGTGTTCACTCGAACGGGTCTGGTGGTGGCCCGGCAGGGCGGGGCCTGGGGGCGGCTGTTCCCGCTGTTCCGTGCGGGGCTCGGCGGGCGGATGGGCGACGGGCGGCAGTACTGGTCGTTCGTCTCGCTGCACGACGAGGTCGCGGCGATCCGGCATCTCATCGACACCGACGGCCTGTCGGGGCCGTTCAACATCACCGCTCCGCGGCCGCTGACGAACGGTGAGATCACCGCGGCGATGGGGCGGGTGCTGCGCCGGCCGACCCTGTTCACGGTGCCCGCGCCGGTGCTGCGGATCGCGCTCGGGGAGATGGCCGGGGACGTCCTGGGCAGCCAACGGGTGTTGCCGATGCGGCTGTTGGAGTCGGGGTTCACCTTCGCGTTCCCGGAGATCGAGGAGGCGATCAGGGCGGCCCTGTGA
- a CDS encoding FAD-dependent oxidoreductase — protein sequence MLEPAYQVDVVIVGAGVAGLSAAHRLTSAGVTTAVLEAAPWVGGRMSTEKVDGFRLDRVGQLLSTAYPDLRRTPGLDALVLRPFAPGVLLHSDGRHHRAAALAHPGGARGALHTVRALASAPRPSVAPKGRVLPRQASASRDWGDPAPAAAPRGRGLPRPGAPSRGRAGSRPVGAPGAVRNAPRGTSPLGTAVDQARLGAALTRIGGLPVERLLGRPELPAGQALAERGVPARTIDGFLRPLLAALLCDPELTTSSRCADLALRAFARGRLCVPEGGAEALPELLSRTLPAGTVRTGVRVTSVSTTSVRTAEHGEIRCRAVLLATDARAAAELLPGLRVPEFHPVTVVHHSADEPPATGASLLLDADRGGPVAHTAVVSRVDPSRAPAGSTLVSSTVLGQPPADLDAAVRTHLARLYRTSTRRWETLAVHHTAEAVPAMRPPHDLRRPVRLLAGLYVCGDHRDTSTVQGALHSAHRAAAAILADLGSTGSLHRADPLPIARAA from the coding sequence GTGCTTGAGCCCGCGTACCAGGTGGACGTCGTGATCGTGGGGGCCGGCGTCGCCGGGCTCTCCGCGGCGCATCGACTGACCAGCGCCGGAGTGACGACCGCGGTGCTGGAGGCCGCCCCATGGGTCGGCGGCCGCATGTCGACGGAGAAGGTCGACGGCTTCCGGCTCGACCGCGTCGGACAACTGCTGTCCACGGCGTATCCCGACCTACGACGGACGCCAGGGCTGGACGCCCTGGTTCTGCGCCCGTTCGCCCCGGGTGTCCTGCTGCACAGCGACGGACGCCACCACCGGGCGGCCGCCCTTGCTCACCCTGGGGGCGCAAGGGGCGCACTCCATACGGTGCGCGCCCTGGCAAGCGCCCCCAGGCCGTCCGTGGCGCCGAAGGGACGGGTACTGCCGCGGCAGGCCTCCGCGTCCAGGGACTGGGGTGATCCGGCGCCGGCCGCCGCGCCGCGGGGCCGGGGGCTTCCTCGGCCGGGCGCCCCGTCGAGGGGCCGGGCGGGTTCTCGGCCCGTCGGCGCTCCCGGCGCCGTCCGCAACGCCCCCCGCGGCACGTCCCCGCTCGGCACCGCCGTCGACCAGGCCCGGCTCGGCGCCGCGCTCACCCGGATCGGGGGGCTGCCGGTCGAACGGCTGCTGGGCCGGCCCGAGTTGCCCGCCGGACAGGCCCTCGCGGAACGCGGGGTGCCCGCCCGCACGATCGACGGCTTCCTGCGCCCGCTGCTCGCCGCCCTGCTGTGCGACCCGGAGCTGACCACGTCCAGCCGGTGCGCGGACCTCGCGCTGCGGGCCTTCGCCCGGGGGCGCCTGTGCGTGCCGGAGGGCGGTGCCGAGGCGCTGCCGGAGCTGCTCTCGCGGACGCTGCCCGCGGGCACCGTGCGGACCGGCGTCCGGGTCACCTCGGTCTCCACGACCTCGGTGAGGACCGCCGAACACGGTGAGATCCGCTGCCGGGCGGTGCTCCTGGCGACCGACGCGCGGGCCGCGGCCGAGCTGCTGCCCGGCCTGCGGGTGCCGGAGTTCCACCCGGTGACGGTGGTGCACCACTCGGCGGACGAGCCGCCGGCCACGGGTGCGTCCCTGCTGCTCGACGCGGACCGGGGCGGCCCGGTCGCGCACACGGCGGTGGTCAGCCGGGTCGACCCGTCGCGCGCTCCGGCAGGCAGCACCCTCGTCTCCTCGACGGTCCTGGGACAGCCCCCGGCCGACCTCGACGCCGCCGTACGCACGCATCTGGCACGCCTGTACCGCACCTCCACCCGGCGCTGGGAGACGCTCGCCGTCCACCACACCGCCGAGGCGGTGCCCGCCATGCGGCCGCCGCACGACCTGCGTCGTCCGGTACGGCTGCTGGCGGGCCTGTACGTGTGCGGGGACCACCGGGACACCAGCACGGTCCAGGGCGCGCTGCACTCGGCCCACCGGGCGGCGGCGGCGATCCTGGCGGATCTCGGGTCGACCGGTTCGCTGCACAGGGCCGACCCGCTGCCGATCGCCCGAGCCGCGTAG